A single genomic interval of uncultured Desulfobulbus sp. harbors:
- a CDS encoding B12-binding domain-containing radical SAM protein, translating into MNILLIYPQFPDTFWSFTYALPFIGKKAAFPPLGLLTVAALLPQQWSKRLVDLNVERLPEEDILWADMVFIGGMAVQRKSAHKIITRCKTLNVKIVGGGPLFTSEPEAFDEVDYLVLDEAEITLPSFLSDLQNGQSKAIYRASGFCDLCDTPIPAWELTNMKKYASMSIQFSRGCPFNCEFCNVTTLFGHRSRIKTSQQIIAELDRIYASGWRSSIFFVDDNFIGNKGYLKSHLLPALIKWRQDKKGCVFFTEASINLADDPELLDMMVQAGFDSVFIGIESPDDDSLTECHKTQNKNRDLLESVKIIHRSGLQVMGGFIVGFDSDTPSIFQRQIDFIQKSGIVIAMVGLLQAPPGTRLFDRLQRESRLVDTFSGDNVNGTTNIVPRMGIGRLLRGYQSIMQQIYSPKNYYQRVRTLLKDLEVPEINQPMNVQRFLSFFRSALRLGLLGKERFQYWQLMLWTLIWKPRLIPTAITLSIYGYHYRKICELYIL; encoded by the coding sequence ATGAACATTCTCCTTATTTATCCTCAATTCCCTGATACGTTTTGGTCGTTTACCTATGCTTTGCCTTTTATCGGTAAGAAAGCGGCTTTTCCGCCACTGGGCTTACTCACCGTTGCAGCCCTATTGCCGCAGCAATGGTCCAAGCGCCTTGTAGATCTCAACGTGGAACGCCTTCCAGAAGAAGACATTTTATGGGCTGACATGGTTTTTATTGGAGGCATGGCGGTTCAACGCAAATCAGCCCACAAAATCATCACCCGTTGCAAGACTTTGAATGTAAAGATTGTCGGCGGCGGGCCTCTTTTTACCTCCGAGCCTGAAGCCTTCGATGAAGTGGACTATCTCGTACTAGACGAGGCGGAAATAACTCTCCCTAGCTTTTTATCCGACTTGCAAAACGGTCAGTCGAAAGCGATCTATAGAGCTTCTGGCTTCTGCGATCTTTGCGATACCCCAATTCCCGCCTGGGAACTGACGAATATGAAAAAATATGCGTCTATGAGCATTCAATTTTCCAGGGGATGCCCCTTTAACTGCGAATTCTGCAATGTGACCACGTTATTTGGTCACCGATCGCGCATAAAAACATCGCAGCAAATTATCGCGGAACTGGATCGTATTTATGCTTCCGGCTGGCGCAGCAGTATCTTTTTTGTGGACGACAATTTTATTGGCAATAAAGGATACCTTAAATCGCATTTGCTGCCGGCTCTCATCAAATGGCGGCAAGATAAAAAAGGCTGTGTTTTTTTTACCGAAGCCTCCATTAATCTCGCAGATGATCCTGAACTCCTGGATATGATGGTTCAGGCCGGATTTGATTCTGTTTTTATTGGTATTGAGTCTCCCGATGATGACAGCCTAACAGAATGCCATAAAACCCAAAATAAAAATCGGGATCTCCTTGAAAGCGTCAAAATCATCCACCGATCAGGGTTGCAGGTGATGGGTGGTTTCATTGTTGGCTTCGACAGCGATACACCTTCTATTTTTCAGAGGCAGATCGATTTCATTCAGAAAAGTGGAATCGTCATCGCAATGGTAGGCCTGCTTCAGGCACCGCCGGGAACACGCCTCTTTGATAGACTTCAGCGGGAAAGCCGGCTTGTCGATACATTTTCCGGCGACAATGTAAATGGTACAACTAATATCGTTCCACGAATGGGTATAGGCAGGCTTTTGAGGGGGTACCAATCGATCATGCAGCAGATTTATTCTCCTAAAAACTACTATCAGCGGGTCAGAACCTTACTGAAAGATCTGGAAGTTCCTGAAATAAATCAGCCCATGAATGTTCAGCGATTTCTTTCCTTCTTTCGATCCGCTCTCCGACTTGGTTTGTTGGGGAAGGAGCGCTTCCAATATTGGCAACTGATGCTTTGGACCCTGATCTGGAAGCCAAGATTGATACCAACGGCCATTACTCTATCCATATATGGATACCATTACCGTAAAATATGTGAACTTTATATTCTTTAA
- a CDS encoding transglutaminase family protein — MQRYKILHRTYYTFSGVVRLGPHFLRLRPREDHELRIESSTLKITPPANLHWHREVEGNSVAIATFDLPTHQLSIESEIVIQQYNESPLDFLVADYATHYPFSYQPDDNILLAPYMAFSEDTTSNQLASWIANVWRPGEQIQTYTLLKRIGACIARSLSYRRREDPGVQTWQQTLTNGNGSCRDFAVLFMEAARCLGLASRFVSGYLHAPPSATDFGATHAWAEVYLPGAGWKGFDPTIGELAGTDHIAVAVARLPESVPPVAGTYVGHPGSILDVGVWVTKCP, encoded by the coding sequence ATGCAACGCTATAAAATTTTGCACCGGACATACTATACCTTCTCCGGCGTTGTCAGGCTCGGGCCTCATTTCCTGCGCCTGCGACCACGAGAGGACCATGAGTTGCGTATCGAGTCTTCTACCCTGAAAATCACGCCACCAGCTAACTTGCATTGGCATCGGGAGGTTGAAGGGAATTCGGTAGCCATTGCAACTTTTGATCTACCAACGCATCAACTTTCTATTGAAAGCGAGATTGTCATCCAACAATATAATGAGTCGCCACTTGATTTTCTCGTCGCCGACTATGCAACTCATTACCCGTTCTCCTATCAACCCGACGACAATATTTTACTTGCTCCGTACATGGCCTTTTCGGAAGATACGACAAGCAACCAGCTCGCCTCATGGATAGCGAACGTGTGGCGCCCTGGAGAACAGATACAGACCTACACCCTCTTGAAGCGGATTGGTGCTTGCATTGCTCGATCCTTGTCCTATCGACGGCGCGAAGATCCTGGTGTGCAGACTTGGCAACAGACACTGACCAATGGCAATGGATCCTGTCGTGATTTTGCCGTGCTTTTTATGGAGGCTGCTCGGTGTTTGGGGCTCGCCTCACGCTTTGTCAGCGGATATCTTCATGCACCACCATCCGCAACCGACTTTGGTGCAACCCATGCTTGGGCGGAAGTATATCTACCAGGTGCAGGGTGGAAGGGGTTCGATCCGACAATTGGAGAACTCGCCGGAACTGATCACATTGCGGTAGCAGTGGCCCGGTTACCCGAATCAGTGCCCCCTGTAGCTGGAACCTACGTTGGTCATCCAGGATCGATACTGGATGTGGGGGTATGGGTAACCAAGTGTCCGTAA
- a CDS encoding DEAD/DEAH box helicase → MSFNDFNFNPHISQAIQTCGFISPTPIQKQSIGSILERRDLLGLAQTGTGKTAAFILPTVQHLMATSGKQVRTLIIAPTRELAEQINDFTRTIIQGTRLRSMAIYGGVSKQGQIARIRKGVDIVIACPGRLLDILNSQAINLSQVETLILDEADHMFDKGFLPDIRRILRQLPKERQSLVFSATMPSEIRHLAEDILNNPVTVQINHSRSAKSVSHRLYAIEQEQKTALLLHLLKLEQMETTLVFTRTKHKAKSLALKLEKSGFRATSLQGNLSQSQRQQALDGFKNGTFKVLVATDIAARGIDVTGISHVINYDMPDTAEAYIHRAGRTGRAACTGDALNFVTRDDARIIRAIEQSLEGKMRRQPVTPAILASRQAQPESQSEKNQNQSNGNRANKTSGSRRSRNRCSSVSDVFGFAGRAR, encoded by the coding sequence ATGAGTTTTAACGATTTTAATTTCAATCCCCACATTTCCCAAGCAATCCAAACATGCGGTTTCATCTCCCCCACACCCATTCAAAAGCAGTCGATAGGTTCCATTCTTGAACGGCGAGATCTGTTAGGTTTGGCGCAGACCGGGACCGGGAAAACCGCGGCATTTATTTTGCCGACCGTCCAGCATCTCATGGCAACCTCAGGAAAACAGGTCAGAACATTGATTATCGCTCCGACCAGGGAATTGGCGGAACAAATCAATGATTTCACCAGGACCATCATTCAGGGGACCCGACTGCGGAGCATGGCTATCTACGGAGGCGTCAGCAAGCAAGGGCAGATTGCCAGGATTCGTAAGGGCGTAGATATCGTTATAGCCTGCCCAGGACGTCTTTTAGATATCCTCAACAGTCAGGCAATCAATCTGAGTCAGGTTGAGACGTTGATCCTTGATGAGGCAGATCACATGTTCGACAAGGGATTCCTTCCGGATATCCGCAGGATACTGCGGCAGCTCCCCAAGGAAAGGCAATCGCTTGTTTTTTCGGCAACAATGCCAAGTGAAATCCGGCACCTCGCAGAAGATATCTTGAACAATCCGGTTACGGTGCAGATCAACCACAGCCGATCGGCCAAGAGCGTTTCCCACCGGCTCTATGCCATCGAACAGGAGCAGAAAACTGCGTTGCTTCTCCATCTGCTCAAACTTGAACAAATGGAAACCACCCTGGTTTTTACGCGTACCAAGCACAAGGCAAAGAGCCTTGCTCTCAAACTGGAGAAATCGGGTTTCAGAGCCACCTCGTTGCAGGGAAACCTTTCGCAGAGCCAACGGCAGCAGGCGCTTGATGGCTTCAAGAACGGTACCTTCAAAGTCCTCGTAGCCACCGATATTGCCGCCCGGGGAATTGATGTCACCGGTATTTCGCATGTCATAAACTACGATATGCCGGATACCGCCGAGGCGTATATCCACCGTGCTGGCCGTACCGGTCGGGCTGCCTGCACCGGCGATGCTCTGAATTTTGTTACCAGAGATGATGCGCGGATAATTCGGGCCATCGAGCAATCCCTTGAGGGGAAAATGCGGCGTCAACCCGTTACCCCTGCCATCCTGGCTAGCCGGCAAGCTCAACCGGAGTCCCAGTCTGAAAAAAATCAGAATCAATCAAACGGCAATAGGGCAAATAAAACTTCAGGCTCGCGACGTTCGCGAAACCGCTGTTCCAGCGTATCCGATGTCTTCGGTTTCGCTGGGCGCGCCAGGTGA
- the glgP gene encoding alpha-glucan family phosphorylase, translating to MNPHIRVNHPIYNFLPTEIKGVDCLAELALDMRWSWDRATDKVWRQLDPQLWKITHNPWVVLQTVSHDQIERVLADPVFCKEVDTLVQTRRQEVKSPAWFQRHHPQSDLNCVVYFSMEFMLSEALPIYSGGLGNVAGDQLKAASDLGVPVVGVGLLYQQGYFRQVINRDGVQQALFPYNDPGQLPVTPLRQDNGEWLRLEIALPGYSVWLRAWQVQVGRVKLYLLDSNDAANFPAHRGITSELYGGGPELRLKQELLLGIGGWRLMDALGIQPEVCHLNEGHAAFAVLERACSFMQKTGQPFEVALAATRAGNLFTTHTAVASGFDCFAPDLIKQYLGAYAEQNLGITLHDLLVLGRRNPNDSSESFNMAHLAINGSGAVNGVSRLHGKISRRLFEPLFPRWPTSEVPVGHVTNGVHVPTWDSDSADELWAKACRKDRWLGMEGTLEQDFRRISDTDLWQFRLSASKALVAYTRQRLSRQLAATGASTEVVANAEHLLDPNVLTLGFARRFATYKRPNLLLHDPARLIRLLTNPQRPVQLILAGKAHPDDRAGQDLIREWIHFIRQVETRPHIVFLEDYDMLLTEHLVQGVDVWINTPRRPWEACGTSGMKVLVNGGINLSELDGWWAEAYAPDLGWALGDGQEHDDDPAWDAVEAEALYNLLEREVIPEFYTRDASGIPTTWVARMRESMARLTPLFSAGRSVRDYTELHYLPAASAYRLRSANNGAVGRQVVDWQKTLKQKWAKLRFGDVKVETNGEQHNYEVQVYLNDLHPDAVRVELYADGIDDKNPIREKMQPERQLVGASGGFVYRAAVSASRPSSDYTARIIPHFDSVAVPLENAHILWQRQ from the coding sequence ATGAACCCCCATATCCGCGTCAACCATCCAATCTACAATTTTCTCCCCACGGAAATCAAGGGGGTCGATTGTCTGGCTGAGCTTGCTCTTGATATGCGTTGGTCATGGGATCGTGCCACTGACAAAGTGTGGCGGCAGCTTGATCCTCAATTGTGGAAAATAACCCATAACCCATGGGTTGTTCTTCAGACGGTTTCGCACGATCAGATCGAACGGGTCTTGGCCGATCCAGTCTTTTGCAAAGAGGTCGATACCCTGGTGCAAACCAGGCGGCAAGAGGTAAAATCGCCCGCATGGTTTCAGCGGCATCATCCACAGAGTGACCTGAACTGCGTCGTTTATTTCAGCATGGAATTCATGTTGAGCGAAGCGTTGCCCATCTACTCGGGTGGACTTGGCAATGTGGCCGGCGATCAGTTGAAAGCCGCCAGCGACCTCGGTGTACCAGTGGTTGGCGTGGGGTTGCTCTACCAGCAAGGATATTTCCGCCAAGTAATTAATAGAGATGGAGTGCAGCAAGCCCTTTTCCCCTACAACGATCCCGGACAGTTGCCGGTCACCCCGTTGCGCCAAGATAACGGCGAGTGGTTGCGATTAGAGATTGCCTTACCAGGGTACTCAGTTTGGCTGCGTGCTTGGCAGGTCCAAGTCGGTCGAGTCAAATTGTACCTGCTAGACAGTAACGATGCGGCAAATTTCCCTGCACATCGCGGAATCACCAGCGAGTTGTATGGCGGCGGGCCGGAATTGCGCCTCAAGCAGGAACTGCTGCTCGGAATCGGCGGCTGGCGACTGATGGATGCACTTGGCATTCAACCGGAGGTCTGCCACCTGAATGAAGGGCATGCGGCTTTCGCCGTGTTGGAGCGTGCCTGCAGTTTCATGCAAAAAACTGGTCAGCCCTTCGAGGTGGCGCTGGCGGCCACCCGAGCGGGAAACCTCTTTACCACCCATACGGCGGTGGCCTCCGGCTTTGATTGTTTCGCACCAGATCTCATCAAGCAGTACCTTGGTGCGTACGCTGAACAGAATCTCGGGATAACGCTGCACGATCTGCTGGTATTGGGGCGTCGAAACCCGAATGACTCCTCGGAAAGTTTCAACATGGCTCATTTGGCGATTAACGGCAGCGGAGCAGTCAATGGCGTCAGTCGCTTGCACGGGAAAATCAGCCGGCGCCTGTTCGAGCCATTGTTTCCCCGCTGGCCAACCTCGGAAGTGCCTGTTGGTCATGTGACTAACGGCGTGCACGTACCGACGTGGGATTCGGATTCGGCCGATGAGCTCTGGGCCAAAGCTTGTAGAAAAGATCGATGGCTCGGGATGGAGGGAACTCTGGAGCAGGACTTTCGTCGTATTTCCGATACCGATCTCTGGCAATTTCGGCTTTCCGCCAGTAAGGCCCTTGTGGCATACACTCGCCAACGCTTATCACGGCAATTAGCAGCCACCGGAGCATCAACGGAGGTGGTAGCCAATGCGGAACATCTTCTTGACCCCAACGTTTTGACCCTGGGTTTTGCACGCCGATTCGCCACCTATAAAAGGCCAAACCTGCTTCTGCACGACCCGGCGCGACTTATTCGCCTGCTAACCAATCCCCAACGCCCGGTGCAACTCATCCTTGCCGGCAAAGCCCATCCGGATGACCGGGCGGGGCAGGACTTGATCCGTGAATGGATACATTTTATCCGCCAGGTGGAGACTCGGCCGCACATCGTCTTTTTGGAAGACTACGATATGCTGCTCACAGAGCATCTAGTGCAAGGGGTGGACGTCTGGATCAACACGCCAAGAAGGCCATGGGAAGCGTGCGGGACAAGCGGCATGAAGGTACTGGTCAATGGCGGAATCAATCTTTCAGAATTAGACGGCTGGTGGGCAGAGGCCTATGCTCCGGATTTGGGCTGGGCGTTGGGGGACGGCCAGGAGCATGACGATGATCCCGCCTGGGACGCTGTCGAAGCCGAGGCTCTCTACAATCTGCTCGAGAGGGAGGTGATCCCCGAGTTTTATACCCGAGACGCAAGTGGCATACCGACGACTTGGGTGGCGAGGATGCGGGAAAGCATGGCACGGTTGACGCCCCTCTTCTCCGCCGGCCGCTCGGTACGCGATTATACCGAACTGCATTATCTTCCGGCCGCCAGTGCATATCGTTTGCGCAGTGCCAATAACGGTGCAGTCGGCAGACAAGTGGTCGATTGGCAAAAAACTCTGAAACAGAAATGGGCCAAGCTCCGCTTCGGCGACGTAAAGGTGGAGACCAACGGCGAGCAACACAACTATGAGGTTCAGGTCTATCTCAATGACCTCCACCCTGATGCGGTTCGAGTGGAACTCTATGCGGATGGGATAGATGACAAGAATCCGATCCGTGAGAAGATGCAGCCAGAACGCCAACTGGTGGGGGCGTCGGGTGGGTTCGTCTATAGGGCAGCAGTTTCTGCATCCCGCCCGTCATCCGACTATACGGCGCGAATAATCCCGCACTTCGATAGTGTCGCCGTCCCCCTGGAAAACGCTCACATCCTGTGGCAGCGGCAGTAG
- a CDS encoding RNA-binding protein produces the protein MKLFVGSLPYNIAESELSELFCQFGSVVSAKLIVDQFSGESKGFGFVEMSTRSEGHKAMDELNGKEYKHRKIVCNEAKPPVKRGQRRR, from the coding sequence ATGAAACTTTTTGTCGGTAGCCTCCCATATAATATCGCAGAGTCCGAACTTTCCGAGCTGTTTTGTCAATTTGGCAGTGTCGTCAGCGCCAAGCTCATTGTCGATCAATTCTCCGGTGAATCCAAGGGATTCGGTTTTGTCGAAATGTCCACCCGCTCTGAAGGGCACAAAGCCATGGATGAATTAAACGGCAAGGAATACAAACATCGCAAGATTGTCTGTAATGAGGCCAAGCCGCCGGTCAAAAGAGGCCAGCGTCGCAGATAA
- the tnpA gene encoding IS200/IS605 family transposase, with product MNDIQCLSHTKWDCKFHVVWIPKCRRKMLYGQLRKSLGDVFHELARQKESRVLEGHLQPDHVHMLISIPPKYAVSQVVGYMKGKSAIHIARTYLGQKKNYSGMSFWARGYFVSTVGADEEVVREYIRDQEKEDQRIEQLNLFK from the coding sequence ATGAACGACATACAATGTTTAAGCCACACGAAATGGGATTGCAAGTTCCATGTAGTGTGGATACCGAAATGCCGGAGGAAAATGCTTTATGGTCAACTTCGGAAAAGCCTTGGAGATGTATTTCACGAATTGGCCCGGCAAAAGGAAAGTCGGGTTTTGGAAGGACACCTGCAACCCGACCATGTGCATATGCTGATCTCCATACCGCCGAAGTACGCGGTGTCGCAGGTGGTGGGTTATATGAAAGGGAAAAGTGCGATTCATATAGCGCGCACGTATCTTGGCCAAAAGAAAAATTATAGCGGAATGAGCTTTTGGGCTCGAGGGTATTTTGTTTCAACAGTTGGTGCCGATGAAGAGGTTGTGCGGGAGTATATCCGCGATCAGGAAAAAGAAGACCAACGTATCGAGCAACTGAACCTGTTTAAATAG